In the Silene latifolia isolate original U9 population chromosome 1, ASM4854445v1, whole genome shotgun sequence genome, GTACCTGAAGACGGAGATGATACGGTAAGATAGTGAGTCGAGGGACGACGAGAAGGTAGGACAAAGTCCTTGAGGCTAGGTCGATGGCCTTTACCCATATCCGTGGTTGTATTGTCGGATATGGGCTGTTGGCGAGAACCAGGTGTGGGTGGAGCTGCTAGGTGGTGGGCTATTGTCCCGAGGTGATGAAGTAGAGCTAGTGGGTGGCGGCTCGGTGGCTGGCTGCTCGGTGTTTGTTGTTGTAGTCGTGAGATGGTCAGGAGATGGAGTATTTGGAGTCAAGGCTGATGGTGTCGAGTTGTATATGAGGAGGTGGTCGATGGGTGTTAAATTGGTGTCGAATGGCGGGGAAGACGAGTCATCAGTGACTTGTAAAGCATGGTATGGAAAAACGTGTTCAACAAAAACGACATCGCGAGAGGAGAACGTATTACCGGAGTCCAAGTCATAGACCCGCCATCCTTTCTTGCCAAAAAGGTAACCCAAGAAAATGCATTTGCGGCTACGAGAGGCAAATTTGTCACGGGTACGATTAATATTTTTCGCATAACATAAGCATCCAAAAATTCGAAGATGGTCCATGGGTGGTGATTTTTGAAAAAGAATTTCATAGGGAGTTTTGCCGTGATGGAGATCAGTGGGGGTTCGGTTAATGGGATAAACAACAGTTAAAATAGGCTCGCCCCAAAAAAGAGTTGGTAGACTAGCTTGAAAAAGGAGAGCTCGTGCCACATTGAGGATGTGACGGTGCTTCCTCTCGACACGagcattttgttgtggggtgtcAACCATGGATGTTTGAAATAAAATGCCATTTTGAAGAAAAAATgatttaaacatgtaaattcGCTGCCATTGTCACTTCGTATGATTTTATTTTTCTTGTTAAATTGTGTTTCAACCATAGAAAAGAAATTTAATAAGGTTTGTTTTGTATCACTTTTATGTCGTAACAAGTAAACCCAAGTGGAGCGAGAGAAATCGTCAACAAGAGTTAAAAAATACTGAGACCCACACGAAGCATTTGCCGAGTATGGACCCCATAAATCACAGTGGATCATATCAAAAATATCATCCGCAATATTAGAACTTAAAGAAAAAGGTTCACGTGTCTGTTTTGCACGAAGGCAAATTTTGCAATGTTTACTGTGAAATGACTTATTTGTAGAAGATAAACAAGGTAAAAAACGAGAAATAGATGTAGACGGGTGCCCCAACCTCCGATGCCATAACTCCACGGAATCAAGCCCCTTTACGGTGTGAACATGTGCCTCGGTGGTTCGAACGCCCTTCAAGTAGTAAAGTCCCTCGACTTGCTCACCCGCACCAATCACCGTCTTCGAGGAACGGTCCTGGATAAGGCAAAAATTGTGAGAAAATTGTATCGTAAGAGTCGTATCAATAAGCAAGTTGGAGACAGAAATTAAATTGCAATTTAAATTGGGTGCATATAGGACATTAGATAAAATTAAACGGGATGATAGATAAACATCGCCACTTTGTGTAGCGATAGTTAAGTCGCCATTCGGTAATCCAACAGATAAAGGGGCAATATTTCGAAGATTTGTAAAAAACTTTAAACATCCAGACATATGGTGCGATGCACCCGTATCGATAATCCAAGTAGAGGAAAGATCATTACCATTGAGACGATCATTGTTGGAGCTAGCCTTTCGAGCCTGCCACATTTGAGATAACTCTTCCAATTCTTTAGGAGATAAGTTATTGAGATCAATTTTGTCAAGAGTATTGAGGGCAGAACCTGAAACGGGTGGTACAACAGGACCCGTACTTGACGAAGCCGAGACCATGTGTGCTTTGGGAGAAGCACCAGACACGAGCGAGGTATTGCGGGCAGACTTGCGAGCATCAGGAACAAATGTTGCTTTGGTCAGGTATGTGGGATCGTTGGGGTCAAGGTAAACACGGTCACGAGGTCGATCCCCCCACCATTCGGGAAACTTACCCGTGACACTATAACAAAACTTCAAGCTATGTCCGGATTTTTGACAGACAGGACAAAAATATTTCGAGGTGGCAGGTGGATTGGTACGATCAGGTCATGAATCACGACCCCCGGATTGATGAGAGCCATGGTGGACACGGACTGCAAAAGCCATGGTGTCGGGTTGGGTCTCGGTTTTAGGTTGCGAGATATTTCGAACCCCTTCATCCTGTAAGAGTCTATTGTATGCAATATCTAAATTCGGGAGAGGATTAATACCTATCAATTGAGAACGAGTAGTAGAAAAACGATCATCAAGGCCCATAAGAAAGTCACGTACCCGTCTCTTTTCGCGCCTATCATTGATAATATTCAACCAGTTGCACGAGCAGGGATTACACGAGCAAGATGGGATTGTGTCGTGCTCAAGAATAGCATCCCAGATGGTCGTCATGCGTCCGTAATATGACATGAGAGTCTCCGTTGGTCCTTGACGACAAGCCAACAGTTCGGCTTATAATTGATACAAACGTGCTTCATTCGTTTGACAGAAGCGGTTGCGAATGTCATTCCAGACCAGACGAGCTTCAGGATGAAGAGAAACTTGTCGCCTCAGGCTGGTTTCAAGAGTATTAAAAATCCAACCCGTGACTAAAGCATTCGTCGTCCGCCATGAAGCAAAATCAGTCGAGTTGTCAGCCGGCTTTTTGAGGGAGTTATCGATATATTCGAGTTTCCCTTTAGCCAAGAGAGCGAGTTGAAACGATCGGGACCATTCATCATAGTTATGTCCGTTAAAGACGATGGGAGTGATGCTGTGGCCCGTGTGTTCGACATGAACAATAGAGTAAGGTGATGATTTGGATGTGTCAATGGCTTCTGTGTTTGTCATTGTAAGGAAACAGtagaaaaaaattttgaaaaagaaTGAAGAGTAGAAGAATGAGGGAAACGGCAGACGTGAAGCAAGACAGAAAACCCTAGTCTTCTGATACCATATTAGAAGTGTATAATGCAAACATTAGAATTGTTTTATTGATCAGATTGTTGTGTTTTACATAAACTATTCTAGCCTATATATACTTGTGTATCTAAGGTATTTACGGAAGCTAATATTACACAAACTAGGCAACAAATATACAAGGGAAATAAGGCAAAGATTATTGCTCATATGGAAGAATTAGCCGTTGGAATATAGCTGTTGAGTGTGAACGGCTTGATCCTCGTAATAAACTCTTTTTTACATTGTGGATAACGGCATAATAATATATAGAAGAATGAAGGAATCTGGAATCTTAAGTAAAGGAATGGTCCTCCTAACGGAAAGCTAGATTCGAACCGGCTGATACATTAATAGCGCCTGTAGGCTGTAGGTTGCTACAATATGTTGGGACATCCTCACAAAAGTGCGGATGTTTGAAGGTAATTTCATGCATAAATCAGTATTACAGGTTTACTGTGTATTCCGAGCTGAGCATATGTGATCACTTCTAGAAGCTCTTCAAGAGTGCCATATCCACCTTGTACAGAAAACAGTCGTGTTTaccataattcattaaaattgtGCACATTATGAAGTCATGATTTAAATTATTTTTGAGGTAATGTGTACCAGGCAATGCAATGAACGCATCAGCTTGTCGTGCCATCTCAGCTTTCCTATTAGGAAGTTATATTCTAGCTAATATTATGCGATTGTGATTTCCTTAATAGCAATATCCTAGCCTTGATTTACGGATATTGTTACGATATTGTTACTAGCCTTGTACTCTATTTAAGCCACATTATGGCTAACCTAATACAATTAAGCATTCCCCTTATATCtccttaacatggtatcagggaTTCCTCTTCTCTCAAAATAACCTATTTTTTCCACCACGAAAATCCTCAAATCAGCCGCCATGGCCGGAGATGCTGCCTCCGATGCCTCTCCAAAAATCAATCCTCTTAGTCCCTATTACCTCGGCTCACATGATGTTCCGGGTGCAAAAGTCTCTAACGTCGTTCTCCGCCGCGATAACTATGATGCCTGGCAGAAATCTATGACGTTTTCCCTCAAGTCTCGCCGCAAGTTTGGCTTTGTCGATGGGTCAATCAAGAAACCCACCGATGCCTTTGAACTCGAAAATTGGGTTGTTGTCAA is a window encoding:
- the LOC141586820 gene encoding uncharacterized protein LOC141586820, which translates into the protein MVSASSSTGPVVPPVSGSALNTLDKIDLNNLSPKELEELSQMWQARKASSNNDRLNGNDLSSTWIIDTGASHHMSGCLKFFTNLRNIAPLSVGLPNGDLTIATQSGDVYLSSRLILSNVLYAPNLNCNLISVSNLLIDTTLTIQFSHNFCLIQDRSSKTVIGAGEQVEGLYYLKGVRTTEAHVHTVKGLDSVELWHRRLGHPSTSISRFLPCLSSTNKSFHSKHCKICLRAKQTREPFSLSSNIADDIFDMIHCDLWGPYSANASCGSQYFLTLVDDFSRSTWVYLLRHKTVVIENHEPSTFSQAMQVQQWRGAMKDEIEALERNNTWTLENLPPNKKAIGSKWIYKIKYNSDGTIERYKASLVVMGNRQIEGIDYNQTFAPTIKMVTVRTLLAVAAAKNWALHQMDVHNAFLHDNLDEEVYMKPPPSFVGNIGFL